In one window of Nevskiales bacterium DNA:
- the gspF gene encoding type II secretion system inner membrane protein GspF, with amino-acid sequence MGAFEYTALDERGRQKRGLLEGDTPRQVRQQLREQGLTPLEVREVGASTDRRRRSRLFGSGIGSAELALLTRQLATLCRSGMPVEEALLAASQQTEGTRLQGILLGVRSRVVEGRALASAMGEFPHIFPQMYVATVDAGERSGHLDEVLERLADYTESRQDLQRKVQAALYYPAFLIVFAVAVVSFLMVKVVPDVVEVFQSVDARLPLLTRMMLALSSFLKSFSWLLVLLAIGGTLGLRAALRNEASRRKIHRWLLGLPVIGRLVRGVNTARFTRALSIQVGSGVPVLDAMRISAQVITNLPMRECVEEAARRVREGAAVHRALAADKLFPPITLHLIASGEASGQLDKMLERAAQDQEREAETLITAMMALLEPVMILVMAGIVLVIVLAILLPIFDLNQLVK; translated from the coding sequence ATGGGTGCCTTCGAATATACCGCCCTCGACGAGCGCGGCCGCCAGAAACGCGGCCTGCTGGAGGGCGACACGCCGCGCCAGGTACGCCAGCAGTTGCGTGAGCAGGGCCTCACCCCGCTGGAGGTACGCGAAGTCGGGGCCAGCACCGACCGCCGCCGCCGATCGCGGCTATTCGGCAGCGGCATCGGCAGTGCCGAGCTGGCGCTGCTCACACGCCAGCTCGCCACGCTGTGCCGTTCCGGCATGCCGGTGGAGGAAGCGCTGCTGGCCGCCTCGCAGCAGACCGAAGGCACCCGCCTGCAGGGCATTCTGCTGGGTGTGCGCTCACGTGTGGTCGAAGGCCGTGCCCTGGCCAGTGCCATGGGCGAATTTCCCCACATTTTCCCGCAGATGTACGTGGCCACAGTGGATGCAGGCGAGCGCTCGGGCCACCTCGACGAAGTCCTGGAGCGGCTGGCCGACTACACCGAATCGCGCCAGGACCTGCAGCGCAAGGTGCAGGCGGCGTTGTACTACCCGGCCTTCCTGATCGTATTCGCGGTGGCGGTGGTCAGCTTTCTGATGGTCAAGGTCGTCCCCGACGTGGTCGAGGTGTTCCAGAGCGTGGATGCCCGGCTGCCGTTGCTCACACGCATGATGCTGGCCCTGAGCAGCTTCCTGAAAAGCTTCTCCTGGCTGCTGGTGCTGCTGGCTATCGGTGGTACGCTCGGCCTGCGCGCCGCGCTGCGCAACGAGGCCAGCCGGCGCAAGATCCACCGCTGGCTGCTCGGTTTGCCGGTGATCGGCCGGCTGGTGCGTGGGGTGAACACCGCACGCTTCACGCGCGCGCTCAGCATCCAGGTCGGTAGCGGCGTGCCAGTGCTGGATGCCATGCGCATCTCCGCACAGGTGATCACCAATCTGCCGATGCGCGAGTGTGTCGAAGAGGCCGCCCGGCGCGTGCGCGAAGGCGCGGCCGTACACCGCGCACTGGCGGCGGACAAGCTGTTCCCACCGATCACCCTGCACCTCATCGCCAGCGGTGAGGCCTCGGGTCAGCTGGACAAGATGCTCGAGCGCGCGGCCCAGGACCAGGAGCGTGAAGCGGAAACACTGATCACGGCGATGATGGCCCTGCTCGAGCCGGTGATGATCCTGGTGATGGCGGGAATCGTGCTGGTGATCGTGCTGGCGATCCTGCTGCCGATCTTCGACCTCAACCAACTGGTCAAGTAG
- the gspE gene encoding type II secretion system ATPase GspE codes for MAVTLKRPPFAFAKRHGVLVSQDMGDHYEVICREGTSVQSAAELRRFLGRPIKLQQVPAQQFESLLQSSYQEGSGEAMQMMQGLDEDLDLASVAQQLAEPEDLLESQDDAPIIRLINALLTQAIKENASDIHIEPFENRLTVRFRVDGVLREVLLPPRALAPLIVSRIKVMARLDIAEKRLPQDGRISLRVAGRAVDVRVSTIPAGHGERVVLRLLDKQAGRLDLEQLGMSAGDQEKMDRLIRKPHGIILVTGPTGSGKTTTLYAALTRINDRTRNIMTVEDPIEYYIDGIGQTQVNTKIQMSFARGLRAILRQDPDVVMVGEIRDLETAEIAVQASLTGHLVLSTLHTNTAVGSVTRLRDMGVEPFLLASSLIGLLAQRLVRLLCPDCKQPYEADASECRALGVSEQSKAIIYRAVGCDKCRQTGYRGRTGIHELVEVDETLRRMIHDNVAEADMEAYARKSSPSIRQDGQRKVLAGLTTLEEILRVTREN; via the coding sequence ATGGCGGTCACCCTCAAACGTCCGCCGTTCGCCTTCGCCAAGCGTCATGGCGTCCTGGTCAGCCAGGACATGGGCGACCATTACGAGGTGATCTGCCGCGAGGGCACCAGCGTGCAGAGCGCAGCCGAGCTGCGTCGCTTCCTGGGACGACCGATCAAACTGCAACAGGTACCGGCACAGCAGTTCGAGTCGCTGCTGCAGAGCAGTTACCAGGAGGGTTCCGGGGAGGCCATGCAGATGATGCAGGGGCTGGACGAGGATCTCGACCTGGCGTCGGTGGCGCAGCAACTGGCCGAGCCCGAAGACCTGCTCGAAAGCCAGGATGACGCGCCGATCATCCGCCTGATCAACGCCCTGCTCACTCAGGCGATCAAGGAAAACGCCTCCGACATCCATATCGAGCCGTTCGAGAACCGCCTGACCGTGCGCTTCCGCGTGGATGGCGTGCTGCGCGAGGTGCTGCTGCCGCCGCGCGCGTTGGCGCCGTTGATCGTGTCGCGCATCAAAGTCATGGCGCGGCTCGACATCGCCGAGAAGCGGCTGCCGCAGGACGGGCGCATCTCGCTGCGCGTCGCCGGCCGCGCCGTGGACGTGCGCGTGTCCACCATCCCGGCCGGGCATGGCGAGCGCGTGGTGCTGCGCCTGCTCGACAAACAGGCCGGACGCCTCGACCTCGAGCAGCTCGGCATGTCGGCCGGCGATCAGGAGAAGATGGACCGGCTGATCCGCAAGCCACACGGCATCATCCTGGTCACCGGCCCGACCGGCTCCGGCAAGACCACCACGCTGTACGCCGCGCTGACGCGCATCAACGACCGCACACGCAATATCATGACGGTCGAGGACCCGATCGAGTACTACATCGACGGCATCGGCCAGACCCAGGTCAACACCAAGATCCAGATGAGCTTCGCGCGCGGGCTGCGCGCGATCCTGCGCCAGGACCCGGACGTGGTCATGGTCGGCGAGATCCGCGATTTGGAGACCGCCGAGATCGCCGTCCAGGCCTCGCTGACCGGCCATCTCGTGCTCTCGACCCTGCACACCAACACCGCGGTCGGTTCGGTGACACGCCTGCGCGACATGGGTGTGGAGCCCTTCCTGCTGGCGTCGAGCCTGATCGGCCTGCTGGCGCAGCGTCTGGTGCGACTGCTTTGCCCGGACTGCAAACAGCCCTACGAGGCCGATGCCAGCGAGTGCCGCGCGCTGGGCGTGAGCGAACAATCCAAAGCGATCATCTACCGCGCGGTCGGCTGCGACAAGTGCCGTCAGACGGGGTATCGTGGCCGCACCGGCATCCACGAACTGGTCGAGGTGGATGAAACCCTGCGCCGCATGATCCACGACAACGTGGCCGAAGCGGACATGGAGGCCTATGCGCGCAAATCCTCGCCTAGCATCCGCCAGGACGGACAGCGCAAGGTGCTGGCCGGCCTGACCACGCTGGAAGAGATCCTGCGCGTGACGCGCGAGAACTGA